In Horticoccus luteus, the following proteins share a genomic window:
- a CDS encoding hybrid sensor histidine kinase/response regulator, producing the protein MAARRTLPFGKMLLDEIFPMRLLYLEDDACDAELTQEQLRTEWPECAVQVVDTRDAFETELEAGGYDAVLSDFNLVQFNGLEALEMAHNLCPDMPFLFFSGTIGEDRAVEAMRNGATDYVLKDRPKRLIVALRRALENAKQVRERRAAEEQLLRVQRLENIGMLAAGIAHDFNNVLAPILIAVPLLRGKVHDATQEMILANVERSVERGAGLVRQIIGFAQGVTGEPHLVQPRHLLRDLLAVMRQTFPSAIRIEDQTDNDLWPLKINPTQLHQVLLNLCVNARDAMPAGGTLVVRAQNKRLDEMSAAAIRGTRMGAYLVFEVVDSGTGIPPELVGRIWEPFFTTKPEGRGTGLGLPTVRGIVESYGGIVTVESQPGRGTTFRVYFPALPGSELTEQSDTSVAAPRGQNELIIVVDDDDNVRDVTAAMLTRHGYRVLAAANGTEAVALFAPRSLEVKLVVTDLGMPQLDGCALAQIVQRLSPATKILAISGLPDAGSRLGNFHFDGPFLPKPFTAEALLTAISETLAGGASANLVGK; encoded by the coding sequence TTGGCCGCACGTCGGACGCTTCCTTTTGGCAAGATGCTCTTAGACGAGATTTTCCCCATGAGATTGCTTTATTTAGAGGACGATGCCTGCGACGCGGAATTGACGCAGGAACAATTACGAACCGAATGGCCCGAATGTGCGGTGCAGGTGGTGGATACGCGCGACGCCTTTGAAACAGAGCTTGAGGCAGGCGGCTATGACGCCGTTTTGTCGGACTTCAATCTGGTGCAGTTCAACGGGTTGGAGGCGTTGGAGATGGCGCATAATTTGTGCCCCGACATGCCGTTTCTCTTCTTTTCGGGCACCATCGGCGAAGATCGGGCAGTGGAGGCGATGCGCAACGGGGCCACGGACTACGTGCTGAAAGATCGGCCTAAGCGGTTGATCGTCGCGCTCCGGCGGGCGCTCGAGAACGCCAAGCAGGTGCGGGAACGGCGAGCGGCGGAAGAGCAATTGTTACGGGTGCAGCGGTTGGAAAATATCGGGATGCTGGCGGCGGGTATTGCGCACGACTTTAACAACGTCCTGGCACCCATCCTGATCGCGGTGCCGCTGCTGCGCGGAAAAGTGCACGATGCCACGCAGGAAATGATCTTGGCGAATGTCGAACGCAGCGTGGAGCGTGGCGCTGGATTGGTGCGCCAAATCATCGGTTTTGCTCAAGGGGTGACCGGAGAGCCGCACTTGGTGCAGCCGCGACACCTCTTACGCGATCTGCTGGCCGTGATGCGCCAGACTTTCCCGAGTGCCATCCGGATCGAAGACCAGACGGATAACGATCTTTGGCCGCTGAAGATTAATCCCACTCAGCTTCATCAAGTGCTGCTTAATTTGTGCGTGAACGCGCGCGATGCGATGCCCGCTGGCGGGACGCTCGTTGTGCGCGCCCAGAATAAGCGTCTGGATGAGATGAGCGCGGCCGCGATTCGCGGAACCCGCATGGGCGCGTATCTGGTGTTTGAGGTGGTTGACAGTGGCACCGGCATCCCACCGGAACTGGTCGGCCGGATATGGGAACCGTTTTTTACCACGAAGCCCGAAGGGCGCGGCACCGGCTTGGGCCTGCCAACCGTGCGAGGGATTGTGGAGAGCTACGGCGGCATCGTCACGGTGGAGAGCCAGCCGGGTCGCGGCACGACGTTTCGCGTATATTTCCCGGCTTTGCCTGGCAGCGAACTGACAGAGCAAAGCGATACGTCGGTCGCCGCGCCGCGCGGGCAGAACGAGCTTATCATCGTGGTGGACGACGACGATAACGTGCGCGATGTGACGGCGGCGATGCTCACGCGGCATGGCTACCGGGTCTTGGCCGCGGCCAACGGCACGGAGGCCGTGGCGTTGTTCGCTCCGCGCAGCTTGGAGGTTAAACTGGTGGTGACCGATTTGGGTATGCCCCAGCTCGACGGGTGCGCCTTGGCTCAAATCGTGCAACGGTTGAGTCCGGCCACGAAAATTTTGGCAATCAGCGGCCTGCCGGACGCCGGCTCGCGTTTGGGGAATTTCCATTTCGACGGGCCGTTTCTTCCGAAGCCTTTTACCGCTGAAGCGCTGTTAACGGCGATCAGTGAGACATTGGCCGGCGGCGCGTCGGCAAACTTGGTTGGGAAATAA
- a CDS encoding ATP-binding protein, whose protein sequence is MSVHARVSSYMRFQDIPIRRKLMTMLLLTSGAVVLLTCASYLGYELVTFRRTSVQQLDTLGEIIASNSTAALAFDAPDDAQQILSALAADRQIVAAVLYRADGTVFALFPADLSASDYPLHPGPSGHNFEHNGLAAFHTVTRDGKPLGTLYLRTSGNALFERLRLFGGFLIVVIAAAGALVFVLSRSLQRQISGPILALAGTARAMAESQDYAGRATKLGNDEIGVLTDAFNAMVGRLANANHDLELRVRDRTAALEEANHELEAFSYSVSHDLRAPLRHIGGFATMLRQHTEPVLDEKGRRFITVIQQSTARMAQLIDDLLAFSKHGRAELQHEPVDLADLIEQIKVGFQGELEDRHVEWNVAPLPTVRGDTSLLRQVFTNLLGNAVKYTRRQPIARIEIGTVTPPNGEAVVFVRDNGAGFDMQYVDKLFGVFQRLHHDTEFEGTGVGLATVRRIVQRHGGRVWAEGQPGVGAVFYVALPTNIPSTAPLS, encoded by the coding sequence GTGTCGGTCCACGCCCGCGTTTCCAGCTACATGCGTTTTCAGGATATCCCCATCCGGCGGAAACTCATGACCATGCTCCTGCTCACCAGCGGGGCGGTCGTGCTCCTGACCTGCGCCTCCTACTTGGGCTATGAATTAGTGACGTTTCGGCGAACCTCTGTCCAACAGCTCGACACGCTCGGCGAAATCATCGCCAGCAACAGCACCGCCGCGCTCGCCTTCGATGCGCCCGACGACGCGCAACAAATCCTTTCCGCCTTGGCCGCCGACCGCCAAATCGTTGCGGCGGTGCTTTATCGGGCCGACGGCACGGTTTTCGCCCTTTTTCCGGCCGACTTATCCGCTTCCGACTATCCCCTTCATCCCGGGCCCTCCGGCCACAATTTCGAGCACAACGGACTTGCCGCCTTCCACACTGTCACCCGTGACGGAAAGCCGCTCGGCACGCTCTACCTTCGCACGAGCGGCAACGCCCTTTTTGAACGCCTCCGGCTTTTCGGCGGCTTCCTTATCGTCGTGATCGCGGCCGCCGGCGCGCTCGTCTTTGTGTTATCACGCTCCCTGCAACGCCAAATCTCCGGTCCCATTCTGGCCTTGGCCGGCACGGCCCGTGCCATGGCCGAAAGTCAGGATTATGCCGGCCGGGCCACGAAGCTGGGCAACGACGAGATCGGCGTCCTCACCGATGCCTTCAACGCCATGGTCGGCCGTCTCGCCAACGCCAACCACGACTTGGAACTTCGCGTGCGCGACCGCACCGCTGCCCTCGAGGAGGCCAACCACGAGCTCGAAGCGTTTTCCTACTCCGTTTCCCACGATTTGCGGGCGCCACTGCGCCACATCGGCGGCTTTGCCACGATGCTGCGGCAACACACCGAGCCCGTCCTCGACGAGAAAGGCCGCCGGTTTATCACGGTCATTCAACAGTCCACCGCGCGCATGGCCCAGTTGATTGATGACCTCCTCGCGTTTTCCAAGCACGGCCGCGCCGAACTTCAGCACGAACCCGTTGATCTCGCCGACCTGATCGAACAGATAAAAGTCGGCTTCCAAGGCGAACTCGAGGATCGGCACGTGGAGTGGAATGTCGCGCCGCTCCCCACCGTCCGCGGCGACACCTCGCTGCTCCGCCAGGTATTTACGAATCTCCTCGGCAACGCCGTCAAATACACCCGCCGCCAGCCCATCGCCCGCATCGAAATCGGGACGGTCACCCCTCCGAACGGCGAAGCGGTCGTCTTCGTGCGCGATAACGGCGCCGGCTTCGACATGCAGTATGTCGACAAGCTCTTTGGCGTCTTCCAACGCCTGCATCACGACACCGAATTTGAAGGCACCGGCGTCGGCCTCGCCACCGTCCGCCGCATCGTCCAACGCCACGGCGGCCGCGTTTGGGCCGAAGGCCAGCCGGGCGTGGGGGCCGTTTTCTACGTCGCTCTTCCCACAAACATTCCCTCCACCGCCCCACTTTCATGA
- a CDS encoding response regulator: MSKPKNILLAEDSPLDVEMTVTALSDHNLANTIVVVRDGAEALDYLYRRGAFAARTDGDPALVLLDIKMPRVDGLEVLRQIKGDDSLRTIPVVMLTSSREESDLARSYRLGINAYVVKPVDFPAFMDALKQVGVFWTVHNELPPSSTAPAPVLS; the protein is encoded by the coding sequence ATGAGCAAACCCAAAAACATTCTCCTCGCCGAAGACAGCCCGCTCGACGTCGAGATGACGGTGACTGCGCTGAGTGACCACAATCTCGCCAATACCATCGTCGTCGTGCGCGATGGCGCGGAAGCCCTCGACTACCTTTACCGCCGCGGCGCCTTCGCTGCGCGCACCGACGGCGATCCCGCCTTGGTCCTCCTCGACATCAAGATGCCTCGCGTCGACGGCTTGGAAGTCCTCCGTCAGATCAAGGGCGACGATTCCCTGCGCACGATTCCGGTCGTCATGCTCACTTCGTCCCGTGAAGAGAGCGATCTCGCCCGCAGTTACCGCTTGGGCATCAACGCCTACGTCGTAAAGCCCGTCGACTTTCCGGCGTTCATGGACGCGTTGAAGCAAGTCGGCGTTTTTTGGACCGTGCACAACGAACTCCCGCCTTCCTCCACGGCGCCCGCGCCCGTCTTGTCGTGA
- a CDS encoding TonB-dependent receptor plug domain-containing protein: protein MKRLPFLRLAVCLAALPAGVLAEDATAPSTDLSSLKQLSLEGLMNLEVSTVSRKDERWWTAPSGIDVITSEDIRRSGAMNLPDALRLGTGVHVGQSSARSWAISIRGMNVLAANKISVAMDGRSLFTPFYSGVDWASKDTLLEDIDRIEVVRGPVGALWGAYAVNGFIQILTKPAWDTQGWLASAGTGTEDPLFVSFRYGGKVNDTTFYRVYAKYFQTDWTYNAAGQRTNPATDFFQTGFRLDALRASDTTFTIQGDYYTNQDLPLDHLQAGLDGFNLLGRWRRNFSSDASLEIQSYVDHTYWLIPSQFEERRTTGSASVQYRNAIGRQDIVVGFDGSLSRDHIGNIGIAQLIPPERTIHNAGLYLEDGIHLTPTATVTLGVKGEHNSFSSFEYEPTLRYAWTPTAQTTVWAALSRSVRTPVRIDDDLVIQVPGTTVFAANDDFRTEDALAYEIGLRHQPVSTFTFDVSAFVYRYDNIRSTEPAGSTPLPLTFKNKLNATSAGGEVTLMYQPLAQLFFKASYRYLDLDFTRDPGSQDNSHGSSEGNDPKHVANLNAHLTLSSGWEIDGFLRYVSALPNPALPGYTDFDLRLGWHPTSNWEISLLGRNLLHRQHAEFITTNSLNEQVHRSITLKSTWRY, encoded by the coding sequence GTGAAACGCCTCCCTTTCTTGCGCCTCGCTGTCTGCTTGGCCGCCCTTCCCGCGGGCGTGCTCGCCGAAGATGCCACCGCGCCTTCAACCGATCTCTCGAGCCTGAAGCAACTTTCCCTCGAAGGACTGATGAACCTCGAGGTCTCGACCGTCTCCCGCAAAGACGAACGCTGGTGGACCGCACCGAGCGGCATCGACGTCATCACGAGCGAAGATATTCGCCGCTCAGGTGCCATGAATCTACCCGACGCGCTGCGACTCGGCACCGGCGTTCACGTCGGCCAATCCAGTGCGCGCAGTTGGGCGATCAGCATTCGCGGCATGAACGTCCTCGCCGCCAACAAAATCTCCGTCGCGATGGATGGCCGCAGTCTTTTCACGCCGTTTTATTCGGGCGTCGACTGGGCGTCCAAAGACACGTTGCTCGAAGACATTGATCGCATCGAAGTCGTGCGCGGGCCGGTCGGCGCGCTCTGGGGCGCTTACGCCGTCAACGGCTTCATTCAAATCCTCACCAAGCCCGCTTGGGACACCCAAGGCTGGCTCGCCAGCGCGGGCACCGGCACCGAAGACCCGCTCTTCGTGTCGTTCCGCTACGGTGGCAAGGTCAACGACACCACCTTCTACCGCGTTTACGCCAAATACTTCCAGACTGACTGGACCTACAACGCCGCCGGCCAGCGCACCAATCCCGCGACCGATTTCTTTCAAACCGGATTCCGTCTGGATGCTCTCCGCGCCAGCGACACGACCTTTACGATCCAAGGCGACTACTACACCAACCAAGATCTTCCCCTCGACCACCTCCAAGCCGGGCTCGACGGCTTTAACCTCCTCGGTCGCTGGCGCCGCAACTTTTCGAGCGATGCGAGCCTCGAGATTCAATCTTACGTCGACCACACCTACTGGTTGATTCCCTCTCAGTTTGAGGAGCGCCGCACCACCGGGTCTGCTTCCGTGCAATATCGTAACGCCATCGGCCGCCAGGATATCGTCGTCGGCTTCGATGGCTCCCTCTCACGCGACCACATCGGCAACATCGGCATCGCTCAACTGATTCCGCCCGAACGCACGATTCACAACGCGGGCCTCTACTTGGAAGACGGCATTCACCTCACGCCGACCGCCACCGTCACCCTCGGCGTAAAGGGCGAACACAACTCGTTTTCCAGCTTCGAATACGAACCGACCCTCCGCTACGCGTGGACGCCGACCGCCCAAACCACCGTATGGGCCGCCCTCTCGCGCTCCGTCCGCACCCCCGTCCGTATCGACGACGATCTTGTCATCCAAGTCCCTGGCACGACGGTCTTCGCCGCCAACGACGACTTCCGCACCGAAGACGCCCTCGCTTACGAAATCGGCCTCCGGCATCAACCCGTCTCGACGTTCACCTTCGACGTCTCCGCCTTTGTCTACCGCTACGACAACATCCGCAGCACCGAACCCGCCGGCTCCACGCCTCTGCCCCTCACGTTTAAGAACAAACTCAACGCCACGTCCGCGGGCGGCGAGGTGACGCTGATGTATCAACCTCTCGCCCAACTCTTCTTCAAGGCCAGCTACCGTTACCTCGATCTGGATTTCACGCGGGATCCCGGCAGCCAGGACAACTCCCACGGCAGCTCCGAGGGCAACGACCCGAAGCACGTCGCCAACCTCAACGCCCACCTCACCCTGTCCTCCGGCTGGGAAATCGACGGCTTTCTCCGCTACGTCAGCGCCCTGCCCAATCCCGCCCTGCCCGGCTACACCGATTTCGATCTCCGCTTGGGCTGGCATCCTACCAGCAATTGGGAAATCTCCCTTCTTGGCCGCAATCTCCTCCACCGCCAGCATGCCGAGTTCATCACGACGAACAGCCTCAACGAGCAGGTTCATCGCAGCATCACGCTGAAAAGCACATGGCGTTACTGA
- a CDS encoding YfiR family protein: MALLNSTSTRVQRHLHRLLCVFVVACTFAAPVGVAEPVARQLDIEAVFLLNLTRFIRWPDKSFPADDAPLYIGLLPTDPIATVLNEAAGGESSGSHPIKLRWIRNAADANDCHLVFFSKSTLTESAQLVAGLRDKPVLLVSDSDGFLRLGGQILLYKRGTQVRLRIDLANLRRSNLTASTSLLRVADLVNK, translated from the coding sequence ATGGCGTTACTGAACTCCACTTCCACCCGCGTGCAGCGCCATCTGCACCGCCTGCTCTGCGTCTTCGTCGTCGCCTGCACGTTTGCCGCGCCCGTCGGTGTCGCCGAACCCGTCGCGCGCCAACTCGATATCGAAGCCGTCTTCCTTCTCAACCTCACCCGTTTCATCCGCTGGCCGGATAAATCGTTTCCCGCTGACGACGCCCCTCTCTACATCGGCCTCCTTCCCACCGACCCGATCGCCACCGTGCTCAACGAAGCCGCCGGCGGGGAATCCTCCGGCTCGCATCCGATCAAGCTCCGCTGGATTCGCAACGCCGCCGATGCCAACGACTGCCATCTCGTCTTCTTCTCGAAGTCCACGCTGACCGAATCCGCCCAACTGGTCGCCGGCTTGCGCGACAAACCCGTGCTGCTCGTGAGCGATTCCGACGGCTTTCTCCGCCTCGGCGGCCAGATCCTCCTCTACAAGCGCGGCACCCAGGTGCGCCTCCGCATCGACCTCGCCAACCTCCGCCGCTCCAATCTCACCGCGAGCACCTCCCTCCTGCGCGTCGCCGATCTGGTCAACAAGTGA
- a CDS encoding type III pantothenate kinase — MLLCLDTGNSNIHGGVFAGDELRAQFRKSTHPAGSADELGVFFNAVLRANGVEPAEIDTVAICSVVPAALHALRAAAVKYFRCEPFVLQAGVKTGLRVRYRNPHEVGADRIASAIAAVHLHPRRNLIVVDFGTATTIEAITAEADYLGGAILPGVGISAETLANHTAKLPRVEIMRPPMALGRTTAESIQSGLFHGHAGAVARLVQEISGENFGGERPHVLGTGGFARMFEGEGLFDELVPELVLTGLREAVRLNREPA; from the coding sequence ATGCTGCTCTGTCTCGACACGGGAAATTCGAACATCCACGGCGGCGTATTTGCCGGGGATGAGTTGCGCGCGCAGTTTCGGAAGTCGACGCATCCGGCGGGATCGGCGGATGAACTCGGGGTGTTTTTCAACGCGGTGTTGCGGGCCAACGGGGTGGAGCCGGCGGAAATCGATACGGTGGCGATTTGCTCGGTGGTGCCGGCGGCGTTGCATGCGTTGCGCGCGGCGGCGGTGAAGTATTTTCGGTGCGAACCGTTTGTGTTGCAGGCGGGTGTGAAGACGGGGCTGCGGGTGCGTTATCGCAATCCGCACGAAGTCGGCGCAGACCGGATTGCGAGCGCAATTGCGGCGGTGCATCTGCATCCACGGCGCAACTTGATCGTGGTGGATTTTGGCACGGCGACGACGATCGAGGCGATCACGGCGGAGGCGGATTACCTGGGCGGCGCGATTTTGCCGGGCGTGGGGATTTCGGCGGAAACGCTGGCGAATCACACGGCGAAACTGCCGCGGGTGGAGATCATGCGGCCGCCGATGGCGTTGGGGCGCACGACGGCGGAGTCGATCCAATCAGGGCTGTTTCACGGGCACGCGGGGGCGGTGGCGCGGCTGGTGCAGGAGATCAGCGGGGAGAATTTTGGCGGCGAGCGGCCGCATGTGCTGGGCACAGGCGGTTTTGCGCGGATGTTCGAAGGCGAGGGACTCTTCGACGAACTGGTGCCGGAACTGGTGTTGACGGGTTTGCGCGAGGCGGTGCGCCTCAATCGCGAGCCGGCTTGA
- the coaBC gene encoding bifunctional phosphopantothenoylcysteine decarboxylase/phosphopantothenate--cysteine ligase CoaBC, with protein MSPSKILFILSGSISAYKACEALSRLVQAGHTVRAVATPSALRFVGAATLEGLTGQPVATELWTAGRAMEHVHLTRWADLVLVCPATANQLNRLAAGLADDLPGALFLASERTTPWLLAPAMNPEMWRHPATRAAVERLREWGVRCLPVGHGRTACGETGEGRLAEAGDIVLAVEQMLTRPAGRSLRVVITSGGTAEPIDGVRVLSNTSTGFTGALIARHFARCGHEVLLLRAATAVAVPSVQEEIFQTHADLDRALTEVLGGERVDVVIHAAAVSDFAVAGVEVDGKEVAVGQKLDSRASPVLRLKPQAKIVATLRSRSRNAAVKVVAFKLTDHASEAAAGRAVAALVAEADADFVVHNDLATRTSGQDAFPAAIHRRGGEPAIACATRGELADRLEQLVAQTQVS; from the coding sequence ATGTCCCCCTCTAAAATCCTGTTCATTCTCTCGGGGTCGATTTCGGCCTACAAAGCATGCGAGGCGTTGTCGCGGCTCGTGCAAGCCGGGCACACGGTACGCGCGGTGGCCACGCCGTCGGCGTTGCGGTTCGTGGGCGCGGCGACGCTGGAGGGGCTGACGGGGCAGCCGGTGGCGACGGAGTTGTGGACCGCGGGGCGCGCGATGGAGCACGTGCATCTCACGCGCTGGGCGGATCTCGTGCTGGTGTGTCCGGCGACGGCGAATCAGTTGAACCGCTTGGCGGCGGGGCTGGCGGACGATTTGCCGGGGGCGTTGTTTTTGGCGAGCGAACGGACGACGCCGTGGCTGCTGGCGCCGGCGATGAATCCGGAGATGTGGCGACACCCGGCCACGCGGGCGGCGGTGGAGCGTTTACGCGAGTGGGGCGTGCGTTGCCTGCCGGTTGGGCACGGGCGGACGGCGTGCGGTGAGACGGGCGAGGGACGGCTCGCGGAGGCGGGCGACATCGTGCTGGCGGTGGAGCAGATGCTGACGCGGCCGGCGGGGCGGAGTTTGCGCGTGGTGATCACGAGCGGCGGGACGGCCGAGCCGATCGACGGCGTGCGCGTGCTGTCGAACACGAGCACGGGTTTTACGGGGGCGTTGATCGCACGGCATTTCGCGCGTTGCGGGCACGAAGTGTTGTTGTTGCGCGCGGCGACGGCGGTGGCGGTGCCCTCGGTGCAGGAGGAGATTTTCCAGACGCACGCGGACTTGGATCGGGCACTCACGGAGGTGTTGGGCGGCGAGCGGGTCGATGTGGTGATCCACGCGGCGGCGGTGAGCGATTTTGCGGTCGCGGGCGTGGAGGTGGACGGGAAGGAAGTCGCGGTGGGGCAAAAGCTGGATTCGCGAGCGTCGCCCGTTTTGCGGTTGAAGCCGCAGGCGAAGATTGTGGCGACGCTGCGGAGTCGTTCGCGCAATGCGGCGGTGAAGGTGGTGGCGTTCAAGCTCACAGATCATGCGAGCGAAGCGGCGGCGGGGCGGGCGGTGGCAGCGTTGGTGGCGGAGGCGGACGCGGACTTCGTCGTGCACAATGATCTCGCGACGCGCACCAGCGGCCAGGACGCGTTCCCGGCGGCGATCCATCGGCGGGGAGGGGAACCGGCGATCGCCTGCGCCACGCGCGGGGAACTCGCGGATCGACTGGAGCAACTGGTGGCGCAAACTCAGGTTTCCTAA
- the panC gene encoding pantoate--beta-alanine ligase, translating into MRTITSIAEWRRVRAELPASPRGIGFVPTMGNLHAGHRALLERARVESDVTVLSIFVNPTQFNDPRDLAVYPRTLPEDLALAAGLADYVFAPTPAEIYPDEYRFRVTETKLAQELEGAHRPGHFDGVLTVVLRLLHLVQPRRAYFGEKDWQQLQLVKDMTAAFFLPVEIVACATVREANGLALSSRNARLSAGARAAAGAFSEILRTSPDAATAAQRLTAAGFGVDYVDDRAGVRLGAIRIEGTRLIDNVPL; encoded by the coding sequence ATGCGCACGATCACTTCCATCGCTGAATGGCGTCGCGTGCGGGCGGAGTTACCGGCGTCGCCGCGGGGCATCGGTTTCGTGCCGACGATGGGCAATCTGCACGCGGGACACCGCGCGTTGCTCGAACGGGCGCGAGTGGAAAGCGACGTAACCGTGTTGAGCATTTTCGTGAACCCCACGCAGTTTAACGATCCGCGGGATCTCGCGGTGTATCCGCGCACGCTGCCGGAGGATTTGGCGCTGGCGGCGGGGCTGGCGGACTACGTGTTCGCGCCGACGCCGGCGGAGATTTATCCGGATGAGTATCGTTTTCGCGTCACGGAGACGAAGCTGGCGCAAGAGCTGGAAGGAGCGCACCGGCCGGGGCATTTCGATGGCGTGCTGACGGTGGTGCTGCGGTTGCTGCACCTCGTGCAACCGCGGCGGGCGTATTTCGGCGAGAAGGACTGGCAGCAGTTGCAGTTGGTGAAGGACATGACGGCGGCGTTTTTTCTGCCGGTCGAGATCGTGGCGTGTGCGACGGTGCGCGAGGCCAACGGGCTGGCGCTGAGTTCGCGCAATGCGCGCCTGTCGGCCGGGGCGCGTGCGGCGGCGGGGGCGTTTTCGGAGATTTTGCGGACGTCGCCGGATGCCGCGACGGCGGCGCAGCGCCTGACGGCGGCGGGATTTGGCGTGGATTACGTGGACGACCGGGCGGGTGTCCGGCTCGGCGCAATCCGCATCGAAGGCACACGACTCATCGACAATGTCCCCCTCTAA
- the panB gene encoding 3-methyl-2-oxobutanoate hydroxymethyltransferase yields MKSIHDFSRAKRARQRIALVTAYDVLAARTAAEADVDAILVGDSVAMVVHGHASTIHATVEMMALHTAAVRRGAPEMLVIADMPFLSVRGERGAAVEAAGVLLRAGANAVKIEGVAGHGEIIEHLVESGVPVMGHVGLTPQSYHQLGHRVQGREVKAAARIRAEAGALEAAGAFGVVLECVPSALARRISKERTIPTIGIGAGKGTDGQVLVWTDLLGLDAAFRPSFARAFADGHALTKDALNAYVRAVRTGAFPGAEETPA; encoded by the coding sequence GTGAAATCAATCCACGATTTTTCGCGGGCGAAGCGCGCCCGGCAGCGAATCGCGCTCGTGACGGCCTATGATGTGCTCGCGGCGCGGACGGCGGCGGAGGCGGACGTCGATGCCATCTTGGTGGGCGACTCGGTCGCGATGGTGGTGCATGGGCATGCCTCGACGATTCACGCGACGGTGGAAATGATGGCCTTGCACACGGCCGCGGTGCGGCGCGGCGCGCCGGAGATGCTGGTGATCGCCGACATGCCGTTTCTCAGCGTGCGCGGCGAGCGGGGGGCGGCGGTGGAGGCGGCGGGCGTCCTGCTTCGGGCGGGCGCGAACGCGGTAAAAATCGAGGGCGTGGCGGGGCACGGAGAGATCATTGAACATCTGGTCGAGAGCGGCGTGCCGGTAATGGGGCACGTGGGGTTGACGCCCCAATCGTATCACCAACTCGGACACCGGGTGCAGGGACGCGAGGTAAAGGCGGCGGCGCGGATTCGCGCGGAGGCGGGCGCGCTGGAAGCAGCGGGCGCTTTTGGCGTGGTGTTGGAATGCGTGCCGTCGGCGCTCGCCCGGCGGATTTCGAAGGAGCGGACGATTCCGACGATCGGGATTGGCGCGGGAAAGGGCACGGACGGACAGGTGCTCGTGTGGACGGATTTGCTCGGGCTCGACGCGGCGTTTCGGCCGTCGTTTGCGCGGGCGTTTGCCGATGGTCACGCGCTGACGAAGGATGCACTCAACGCCTACGTGCGGGCGGTGCGCACGGGTGCGTTTCCGGGGGCGGAAGAAACTCCGGCCTGA
- a CDS encoding potassium channel family protein: MAKRIFIIGGGRFGVHLASRLAELGCEVVVGDINPERVKDLADDGYHALEMDATDEDALRESGALDADVVVVGIGDSMQASILTSLLLKQLGAKRVVARAQDTKHAQVLERLGVEEVLLPAREVAFHLAERLHEDARGARHSLVGDYVLADVRLGPALAGQTLASAQLPHRFGVTAVLLKRPGQDRIVVEEARAGLQLAEGCELLVVGKRDEVGRFERECGEVEKK, translated from the coding sequence ATGGCGAAACGAATCTTCATCATCGGTGGCGGGCGGTTCGGGGTGCATCTGGCGTCGCGCCTGGCCGAGCTCGGTTGCGAAGTGGTGGTCGGGGACATCAACCCTGAGCGCGTGAAGGATCTGGCCGACGACGGTTACCATGCGCTGGAGATGGACGCGACCGACGAGGATGCGTTGCGCGAATCGGGGGCGCTGGATGCGGATGTCGTGGTCGTCGGGATCGGCGATTCCATGCAGGCGAGCATCCTGACGAGCCTGCTATTGAAGCAGCTGGGCGCGAAACGCGTGGTGGCGCGTGCGCAGGATACGAAGCACGCGCAGGTGCTCGAACGGCTCGGGGTGGAGGAGGTGCTGCTGCCGGCGCGCGAGGTGGCGTTTCATCTGGCGGAGCGGTTGCACGAGGATGCGCGCGGGGCGCGGCATTCGCTCGTGGGTGATTACGTGCTGGCGGACGTGCGGCTCGGCCCGGCCCTGGCGGGGCAGACGCTGGCGTCGGCGCAGTTGCCGCATCGTTTTGGAGTCACCGCGGTGTTGTTGAAGCGGCCGGGCCAGGACCGGATTGTGGTGGAGGAGGCGCGGGCGGGGCTGCAACTGGCGGAAGGTTGCGAACTGCTGGTGGTGGGCAAGCGCGACGAGGTGGGGCGATTCGAACGGGAGTGCGGCGAGGTGGAGAAGAAGTAG